The following is a genomic window from Nicotiana tabacum cultivar K326 chromosome 3, ASM71507v2, whole genome shotgun sequence.
TTCCTAACTTGCTTCCCATCCTCAGCAACTGTTCTCTTTGACTTTTTCTGTACTTTTTTCCCTTGTGATTCATTTTCCACCAGAAGATCCTCATTATTACCATTTGTAACAGAATCATTAGGTTGTTCAGGCACATATTCCCCATCATCCGCTACTACTTCAGACTCATCTACTAGTCTATTTGCATTTACGGACTTTCTTCTACTCCTTAATGATCTACCTGCTCCATTCTCTTCAGTAATTGCAGAAAGATCAGATGCAGGCAATTTTTGCTTTTTAGTCTTTGGCCTCTGATGTACCTAAACAGACATAGTTGCAAGTGGGTTAAGAAGAGAAATAAAGGGCTCCACCAGCAAGGCAAACTATTTCAAAAATTGAGAAGTAactaaaatagtttgaaaaacaGTTTATTGATTTACAGGTTCCTCAGGCATCTGAGAAGTAGATTCATGGAGTTCTGCTGGGATGCGAACATCTGAATGCGAAGCTTCGATAACATATTCTTCATGAACTGGAAATTCATGAGTAGATTCTGTAATGATATTATTATCAAATCCTCTGGCTGAGAAATCAAGGACATCATCAGCAGGAAATCCATGTTCCTTCCCTCTATCCACAAAATCCATTTCAGAATGAACGGAGTGTGAATTTGGCTGACATGAAACTGACTCTACTGCATCTGAATCAGGGATGCTTGTGTCGTATCTCTCTCTGTATACTTGTAGCTTGGACTTGGGTTGAAACCTCCTGGTACTCTGCCCTGAATAAAAGTTAGAAATTAAAAATGAGTGCAGCACATGATAAAGTGCAGGTGCAGGAACCCGAAAATTCTCCCATACCAGATGTAGTAGTTACCCCCAGGATATCTGCTTCCAAGGAAGGATAGCTGTCCATCTCCTGCAACCAACAAACTGGAGTATTTGTAAGTATGCAAAGGAATCTAAATGACAAATGTTTTGCTGCTCAGTAAAAAGTGGGGAAGGGCATGAATTTGACCATCTGACAACTTCCACTAACAGGAACAACACTTCCTTGACAAGTTAATGGATCTTGGCATCCTGCCACTTCATCAGGTTGAAGATTAGAAGTACTAGGAGCTGAATCATCAACTGAAGAAACTGGAATTGAAAGTTGATCTTGTCCCTTCTCTGCACCATCAACATGAACAGCAGATGGATCTGTAGCGGGACTAGAATTTTCTGCATTATTATAAGCAGCACCAGTTTACTAATTTAATCTTTAATAATTGGCCAATTATCCAAGATAAGGTAACTCCTTTGCAGCATCCGTTATCAAGTTCCAAGTTTAAAGGTAATATGCAGGAAAAATTAGTAATAACAGAACAGAAGAAGATAGGTCGTTACCTATGGCGCTTGAGGTAGGAAGTAAATCATCAAACGAATCCAAACCTATATATATGTCTGCATACTGAAAATTGAAGAACTTTAATTAGGATATAAAAGGTCTGTTAACatgatcaaaatatggataagaaAATATCACCTCTCCCTCGGATTTCTCAAGACAAGTTTTCGAATCTTCACTGTTATCAGGCACTACCGTACTTGTATCTAGATATGAACCAACTGATGGACCCAAAGTTTCTGCAGCAAGAGGATGCTCCAAGGAAGGTTCCGCTAACACAGAGCTTTGTTCATAGTCTGCTTATATTTAACAAAAGACAATCATTCTTGAAGATGTCTTAAAGTATCAATGAAGAACATTAAAATATAGGCTATTTAGAGCATATTTTATAGTATGACATTTCAAGTGCTAAAACCAACTTTATCTCGAAGGAAAATTCTTAAATTATGCACACAAGCAATCAACGCTTTTATGACCTCAACAATCAATATATGATCAAATTGCAGCAACAAAATGTACCTGAAAAGTAATAATAGTAAGAACAACATAAAGGCAAGAAAGCTAacaattttgggaattctttccATCCTTCTTAAGAGCCTCAAAAGAATCAGTTGCTACTGTATCACCAGTGGGTTTTGACGTCAAAGAAACTGTTGAGGATGCAACAGCTGGACCTTTTTTCACCGGACGAGGCTTTGCCTTGGGTTGAAACTTGCCACCAGCCTTGACTGCATCAAATAACAATATAAACTTGAAAGAATGAGAATATATTTTAtcacaaactaaaaaaaaaatatcctTTTCACTCCACTTACCTGTCTTTGAAGCACCATCAGCCAAAATATCATCTAAAAGGTCCATGGATAAATTAATCAACACTGAAACAGACAATAACTGATAAGACAAAATGTAACCACTAATTAAATAAGTTGGAAAGAAATCTTAAAGAAAGTGATTTAATATTTTGTTTATAATTCAATTTGAGAATTACAACTAAAGCAGTTTCACCTACACCTTAAATGTTCTAGTGGATAAGCTTTTCAAGACAGACAGAACCATACATAGAggtgaaaaacaacaaaaagtaaAAGCTCAATAGAAAAAATAAAGGGAAATATCTGCATAATTAATTCAGAACTTTGGTAAAATTCAATAATGATAAAACTAGATAGGCTTCATCTAAACCCAGAATAATAAGATGTTTATtctaaaacaacaaaaataaaattagaggAGTTTCATATAAACAATAAATGGTCTGTGAATAGGCTTTTTGATACTGAAACAAACTAGATAATAAGAGGACAAGTAAAATTAATGCTCAACAAGAATCAATTTTTACTAAATCAAAAATGGGTTTCACCGACATCCCATACAAACACAATATTTAGCCTTAAATTTAACATCACAAGATAAGAACTTGAAACATTACTATTAATCTTCTTGACATATTGGTTCTTTTCAAAGATAATACTACAGTAATAAATACACAACAACTAATGCATACAATGGGGGGTAGGGGGCGTGCGTGAGAGTCGGAGATGAACCTGAAATGGCCTGAGAGGGAATTGGGAAAACTAACCCGGCTTTTCTACTATCGAGGGAGGGGGCGGCGACTGGCGCGGGACtttggtttttttcttttttactacTACGTAGTACTTTTCTTAGGCATACccttattaacaaaaaaaaaggaaaatataatgCATAGGGGAGGGAAATAGGTCAAGGAACCGCACCAACAAGGTGAATTGGACAATTAAGATTgttgttttatttgtttcttcTCCCTTCTTCTTTATATTTAATATACTAGGTGGAGATTGCCCGTGCCAGCACGGGCCCAATATTGTGAAAGTTCGAATTACATGAACTTGCAGATAAAATTCATGCTTGTAAGTTAATATCATTTTATAAAGTCTGAAAGATAGTGAACTAATATAGAATAATGTAATTAGTACCATAAACTGTGTCTTAGGTAAGTCGAAGACCTCTCTCCTCTACCATAAGCTCCATAAAACACTACCAAATGGTATGACTATCCAAGTCTTTTTTCAATTCTTATACTGCTGTTTTTTTCCTGTTTCCAAATTACAATACAGAGTTGGACATTCCCATACTCCGGAGGTTGTAGCATCGAACATTGATTGGATAATTCACAACAACATGAGAACGACTCTTGTACGGCTTCTGTTCTGCAGTCAAGGCACTTATGTGCCACAATATGAAAGTTAAAACCAAAGCAGCTTCTTGCTTTTCTTCTGTAAGCCACATAGTTACTACTATTAGCACCGAGATCTAAAAAAATCTGCCACCATTGGATGAGATATCATGAAATTTGTATTCAGCAGCTTACTTTATTGCTCATATAAAAGCTAAATACTTCCAAGCAGCAACACTTACATAGAGCTGAAATGTGGAAATGTCTCGAGGGACTTGCACTATTTGTCCGTTTGGATAAGCTAGGTATCCATTCATATATCATATATTCAATATTACTTAGACAATTTAGCAATGAACCAAACACCAAGATCCACAAAAAACCTACAGTACTATAATTTCTTAGGTATATTAGTGTGAGTACTCAACTTTTTGCGAGGTTTTTTGAGACTTTAGTATCTTTCAAACTTTGTTACATGAATACATCTCTGAGTTTAGTGTTTCCAATGCAAATGTATTGCAATCTTTCATTGTTTTCTCAATCTTATTGTAGTAATAGCTCTTCACATTAAAGAGATTAATCCGCTTAGTTATATATAAAGGAACCTTGAACCAGATACTCATTGTGAAGTGACTATTTATATAtcctcaaaattcaaaattaccaAAGTCATATAGAAATCTTCACGGATAGGAACATATAAATGCATCAATCAAATATAGAAAGTTTACgccaaattaaaaaaagaaaaaactaaaagaagTGAATTTGAAATTCAAGCAAAGAAAAATAAATCTACATGATATTACCTGCAGATGATAAAAATCACTGTGCAGTCAAATTTTAACTGTATTGAGTATGACCATTAGAAATATCAGTTACAAATCTTGGTAACTTCAGAGAAACAGGAACACAGATAACACAGATAACAGCAGGGGATTCTCATTTTATaagaataaataaaagcaagAGAAATTTCTTACACACACCTTCTAACTCAATGAATGTGATTTTATGTCATCAACTGTTTAATACAATCACTTCCTAGTGATCATGCATATTACATTAAATCAAAATATCCATCTTCAAACTGAATGGCACAGAGATACCTAGCAGCCATATATCAACATCACTATTTATAGGGATCAATTATTTTTTGAACTTTACGATAGTTTTCCAATAAACATGGATTATTCCTCTTAGAAGACTTTTTCTTTACTGTCCTTACCATAAAAATTATGGTTAgaacttaaatttatatttggctCAAATAGAATtgaatgaaactaagaaattattcGCAACTGAAATTTCAACAGCATGTCATAACCCATCAAATAATAGGAGGAAATTTGTGCACCAGTTTACATAATAATAGCTTAGACTTAGAGAAGTGCAAAATTACTTGCTTCTCAACATCGACAAGCCAACTGTTACAAAAATCCTCTAGCACTTTTTCTTAATGCTAAAAGGAtcaacctttttttctttttttctttctttctttcatgtAGCAAGCTGTTAGCCGCTTGTTTCTCAAGTCAATTACAACCTTCAACTAAAAGTAATAGATACCAAAAAGGAGTAGCATTTTAGCAATCAAAATATAAATTCAATAGACTTTTTCTTGAGGACAACTTGCAAATCAATTCCTGCATGAGAACCATATGCACCAATTTTTGAAAACTTAATATATCTTACTTTAAGATTCAAACACTCAAGAATAAATCTATTTACGTAACATGAGATAATTCTCTAGCAAACCAAAATGCATGTCTGCTAGATTGATTGACCTTCTTCCTTTCTATTGCAATCTTTAATTGACATCCCAATATATCACCTAAAACGTAAAGCAGCATCCTAACTACACTCTTTCTGTAAGAGAATACACATAGATGCCTATTCAGATGTATAACGACatatagaagaaatttttaaACAAATGAGATGTTATCAAATAGGAAGTAAAATAATCAAGAGGGAAAATTATAATTAGCGGGTAAAGATGGAAATAAAGAACTAACGACCGAAAAGAAACATATATTTAAATGGAACATTTGAGCTCCATGTATCCAAACAATAAAAGGTTTTAGTTAGAGGAGATAGATTCAATACCTCTAAGATAAACCACTCAAATTCTTTTTGATTGAACCTAGTGAAAGATTCAACATcaattagttttttttccttcttttgataaaataaattagcATCAATCAAGATATAAATACTTGACAAATCCATGAATATATTGTAACTATTTCTAGTCTCTTAACTTGTTATGTCAAAATACATATCACTTGTTTCATGAGAGTTGCTTGATATTTGTTCTATAATTTCCCCTTTTCATGCTTTTTCTTTCTCAATTCGGACATAtcattaaaaatataattatcaTCTACATGCATATTACTAATTATGACATGTCTAAATGCATATAATATAATTGACACAATGTAATACTGTATTTGTTGTCGAGCAGTCAGAACAAATAAAATCAATAGTGAATTAAAATGTGCTCCCATACATCGTGGGAGCACACTATAAGATTTGACGACTTACATGAATAGCTTCTTTGTTTAGTGTTCCACATCAACACCAAGTTTTTAAGGAACCAAATCCAGATGCACATGCTAATGTTTGCACTGCTGTTGTAGATTTTCCCTTCTGTTCATACTTTTTTCTCCCAGCAAGTCtgcaaaatattaatattaatatctCGATGTTACCCCCCATTAACATTTTTCTTAACCCCATtaataaaattaagaaaatcgACACAACTAACCAAATCAGCCATTTGTGCGTAAAAGAAACCGAATCTAAAGGTTTAAGAAATAAAAACAGCAAAAAATGAAATTGCAAAAGGCAAAAGCACAaagggagggagagagagagagactaccAGCTACTTGATAAGCGATAGATTTATTCCATAAGCGAAGGAAGTAGATAATGATCCACTCTATCGCTGGAGAAGAGAGCCAAAAAGCCAATAAACCAAGACAATGACCATGAGAGGAAAGGAGAAAGAACTGGAAATATGAAGTTGAGGGCTTAAGGGAAAGTGGACGGGCAGCTAATGTGAATGTCCGTAATGCCCTTGGTTTAAAATCTATTGACCTTTAAGCAAACAGGTCGAAACCTAGAGCGTTTCTAATTTATTGTCAGATGtaaatttattataaaatttgAATTTGATTATATAGAAGAGTGATTATAAATTTTCAATTCGAAATTTGTTTACTTTAGTTGGAGAAGTGTGTGATAGTTGAAAAAgtgttttcttttttctaataACGAATTAACGAtgtgataaaagaaaaagagatgaccttttaacttaaaattaatcaaatacaATAGATCAATTACTactttaatataaaaaaataatttgaaccAAACAAGTTATGGAGTAGTTATTTTAATACGGCCTAACAATTAGAAGGTTGTGGTGGAGTAGTATCCATCCTAAACCATATGTCATGAATTTGAGCCATAAGAATAGAATTATTTTTGGTAAAGTGTTTTACTCCAAAGTAGGACCTCTCTGCGCAAATTCGAATTAGGTACTGTATAACTTATTTGTTTTGTTAAGTTAAATTAATttatcttatatactatattaaaagtacgaaggcccttagcgaaatgtcgttcgccttttttatccttttaaaatatagTTCATAATGGACAAAATATTCATtaaattttcctaatatttaggaatagtcatttaattattttcctaatatgtaagagtatttatttatttattttcctaatatttagaatttaattttttaattctgAAATTTCTACACATTTCAATCAAAACTAGGAAAGTTTCGTCCGCTTTGTAAGAGTTTGTTTTGTTAATAAAGTTTTACACTTCAACTCCATTCAAATTTAGGAGTattatattaaagagaaaaaacataataaagaaaaaaagattgaAGGAAACGGGTGAAAGATCTCATGTATGTCAACGACgggattttgtttttattttcgaCTTTTATATTTCATTCACTTATTTATTTTAGTGTTTGTATGGTTCGTATAGCATTAAAAACATCTAATtaagaatttaaataattttgaaatttattgacttcaaaatcataaatattaataataataataaaactaggATTGAAATAGCTCCTAAAATAGTATTTGTATATATGATACAGGAGTAAACGTTATGTTTTCTTTTACTAaaagtaataatagtaataacgtATTAATAAATATGTATAGAATATATAAATAATGTATTTGATATTCTATATTATTTTCTAGAAGCATAATGTATAATTAGGTGAATGACAGATAAAACAAAcaaattataaagattataattaTGTAATTCCACAAAGCTGTTTGTTGATcaagttttattccaaaaagaTCTAATAATGTActgtaaattaaaatattatttattttttaacatttaagactttaagtacctaaatttttttatttgaattatgtaggactcctaatattagaaatttaaaattgaacAAGATTTTGCTTATGTTGTAatatttatctatctatctatattaaagactttcatttaattttattttataattcagggcacattaatataatatttatgtaatttttaagaATTTTGTATTCATTGACATGACTACACGCGCGCGTACCCTATTACTAGttaatgtgaaaaatataaaaggaatatactttttcatttttgtgctctttttgtttacttatttattttgcTATGTACGCTTTTTGTGACACTTGGACAGTAAAGTTTCCTATATACAATCAACTTGCTAGGTATTGAGGCATTGTCAATATAGTAGTAATATTTGTTTTTGTATACCCATTCATCTACAAAATGTGCCTTGTTTACTTGTTAGACCTTCCGAAATTAGAGATGTGTTTATATATACATTAGATTGGAAGAAAAGATACAAAATTTAGCTTCAAGACCTCAAAAAAATGTGGTCTCTTGTATATGAGGGATTAGAAGGAAAGAACAAATTTTGATACTCATGCACATGAAAAAGGCAATTTACCTAATTTCGAGAATGTAATACTAGAACTCTTCTATTGCATTCTATGGGGAAAGACCATCAGAACTTGCataatatatttctcacacctAATAATGATATTTTACACAATTGTAGAAAAGGGCAGAATTACTGAAATAAATCATCTATCCCACGACAAGCAAGCAAAAAGGGAAATCCACGAATCAAAAAGCAAAATCCAGTAATAAATCAACACCATTAACATGCCAAATGCAGCAAGAAAATATCAGATAGTTAATTGCAGTGGCAAAAAGCTAACCGCTTGACAGTGTCAAAAAcatatttaaattatgaattatttttCGTACATTTATACAGGTTCCCCCCTGGAAACAAATCCTGTTCCGATAAATTCACAAAAAAGTGGCTGGATCGGTCACTTCCCTTTGGGCACTGAGCCTTTAGAAAATCGAGCATGCATGAGGAACTTTGTTCAAGTTATTTACTATTTTAAAGATGATTTTCCAAGATGATATTACACAAATGAATTGAAAAAGGCAATTAACTGTCTTGAAAGCCAAATGCAGTACAGGTTATATATCCCAGGCAAACCACTCTGCCATATGTGCTCCATTTCAAATTCTTTTCCAACTCATGTAAAAATGAATGCTCTTGTCAATATGTTTTTTCCACAAAGAATACAACATCTAAACCATCCTATGAATCCATCCGAAGGGCAAATCTTCTCAAATTAAAACTTCTTTAAAGTTAGAACATTTTCCTACAGTTGCACGAGCACCCAGCCAACCAGAGCAAAATGACCAGGTCTTAAAAAGCCATGCGCCCTGCAAGTCTGCTTTCTGATATTCTTCTGTCTATTGCCGCATCTATTGAAGTCATCTGAAAGAAGGAACCACAGACAGGAAAGTTTAATATAGAAACTCAAAGGTTATTAAGACGATGTATGAGTCAAAAACATAGCCTGTTTTTCTGAATTTGGCAAAAGAATCTGACCTGGGCCAAATTTGAACCACTGTTCGACcataaatatctataaaataatcAAAGTAATTTGCAAATATCTGTAGCCTCTATGCTTGCTCACCCAAACCCAACTCATTTTAAGGTCAAAGTAAAGCTCAAGGAGAACATGTAACTACAGCAGGAAAAGGAATTTCCAAGAATAACACATACACGCTGTTCTTATTCTTGTGTGATGCTAGTTGGAGATTCCTTGAGTGGGTGGCAGCATAGTAGTCAGAAATGTCATTACTTTAACTACCAGCAAAAGATGATGAAGATACATACTTGAATCTTTGATGACCATAAAACTGTTGGGATTGCTTGCCAACCGGAGAATGGCCAAGAGAAGATAAAGAAGCCCATCAATTTATGGGGTTGAAACATACAGTATAATTAACGGATTATCAGATACTCATGCAAGAGTACTAGCTATTCTCAACAAGATGAAGGAGAAAGGAAAGACTTACAAATTTGCTTTACGAATATGAAAGAATAGTAAACAACTGAATCTGAGAAATGAAACTAACACCAACCATCTGGACATATGTATAACTTAAGGCCATATCCATAGCCATAGGAAGGAATACAAGTATTAGGTAATTATAACTTACCTGGCTAGTCTCATCATGCACCTGATACTTTGGTAAGGACATTCTTCTTTCCTCCTGCAAATATTTCACATCAACACTTAGTATGACAAATTAACTGTAAGATATTAACTA
Proteins encoded in this region:
- the LOC107811026 gene encoding uncharacterized protein LOC107811026 isoform X3 translates to MCIWIWFLKNLVLMWNTKQRSYSLLINLSMDLLDDILADGASKTVKAGGKFQPKAKPRPVKKGPAVASSTVSLTSKPTGDTVATDSFEALKKDGKNSQNYYEQSSVLAEPSLEHPLAAETLGPSVGSYLDTSTVVPDNSEDSKTCLEKSEGEYADIYIGLDSFDDLLPTSSAIENSSPATDPSAVHVDGAEKGQDQLSIPVSSVDDSAPSTSNLQPDEVAGCQDPLTCQGSVVPEMDSYPSLEADILGVTTTSGQSTRRFQPKSKLQVYRERYDTSIPDSDAVESVSCQPNSHSVHSEMDFVDRGKEHGFPADDVLDFSARGFDNNIITESTHEFPVHEEYVIEASHSDVRIPAELHESTSQMPEEPVHQRPKTKKQKLPASDLSAITEENGAGRSLRSRRKSVNANRLVDESEVVADDGEYVPEQPNDSVTNGNNEDLLVENESQGKKVQKKSKRTVAEDGKQVRKSKKTTEASDQAANKKPKKFSHSTRQKRRQVNKALLEAPEYEIDYQKVPIKDLIILGEHRERLAKKDAAASQIPTTDQSTGASVSNYNEDETYPSDDGAEDNDHQIGSRAQDSSAYFNYQTYMDKTPSTRWSKQETELFYEAVQQFGTDLSLIQQLFPGRTRRQLKLKYKKEERQHPFRLHDALTNRSKDHSHFERVIERLKQIEAEELQKADKDESIDLTGEQEVEEGTQEINEEEANSENVEKKEVEAVEQQDVPEMESPIEDYDSEDDSWRWSQYKSEV
- the LOC107811026 gene encoding uncharacterized protein LOC107811026 isoform X5; the encoded protein is MDLLDDILADGASKTVKAGGKFQPKAKPRPVKKGPAVASSTVSLTSKPTGDTVATDSFEALKKDGKNSQNYYEQSSVLAEPSLEHPLAAETLGPSVGSYLDTSTVVPDNSEDSKTCLEKSEGEYADIYIGLDSFDDLLPTSSAIENSSPATDPSAVHVDGAEKGQDQLSIPVSSVDDSAPSTSNLQPDEVAGCQDPLTCQGSVVPEMDSYPSLEADILGVTTTSGQSTRRFQPKSKLQVYRERYDTSIPDSDAVESVSCQPNSHSVHSEMDFVDRGKEHGFPADDVLDFSARGFDNNIITESTHEFPVHEEYVIEASHSDVRIPAELHESTSQMPEEPVHQRPKTKKQKLPASDLSAITEENGAGRSLRSRRKSVNANRLVDESEVVADDGEYVPEQPNDSVTNGNNEDLLVENESQGKKVQKKSKRTVAEDGKQVRKSKKTTEASDQAANKKPKKFSHSTRQKRRQVNKALLEAPEYEIDYQKVPIKDLIILGEHRERLAKKDAAASQIPTTDQSTGASVSNYNEDETYPSDDGAEDNDHQIGSRAQDSSAYFNYQTYMDKTPSTRWSKQETELFYEAVQQFGTDLSLIQQLFPGRTRRQLKLKYKKEERQHPFRLHDALTNRSKDHSHFERVIERLKQIEAEELQKADKDESIDLTGEQEVEEGTQEINEEEANSENVEKKEVEAVEQQDVPEMESPIEDYDSEDDSWRWSQYKSEV
- the LOC107811026 gene encoding uncharacterized protein LOC107811026 isoform X1, which gives rise to MCIWIWFLKNLVLMWNTKQRSYSLLINLSMDLLDDILADGASKTVKAGGKFQPKAKPRPVKKGPAVASSTVSLTSKPTGDTVATDSFEALKKDGKNSQNYYEQSSVLAEPSLEHPLAAETLGPSVGSYLDTSTVVPDNSEDSKTCLEKSEGEYADIYIGLDSFDDLLPTSSAIENSSPATDPSAVHVDGAEKGQDQLSIPVSSVDDSAPSTSNLQPDEVAGCQDPLTCQGSVVPVSGSCQMEMDSYPSLEADILGVTTTSGQSTRRFQPKSKLQVYRERYDTSIPDSDAVESVSCQPNSHSVHSEMDFVDRGKEHGFPADDVLDFSARGFDNNIITESTHEFPVHEEYVIEASHSDVRIPAELHESTSQMPEEPVHQRPKTKKQKLPASDLSAITEENGAGRSLRSRRKSVNANRLVDESEVVADDGEYVPEQPNDSVTNGNNEDLLVENESQGKKVQKKSKRTVAEDGKQVRKSKKTTEASDQAANKKPKKFSHSTRQKRRQVNKALLEAPEYEIDYQKVPIKDLIILGEHRERLAKKDAAASQIPTTDQSTGASVSNYNEDETYPSDDGAEDNDHQIGSRAQDSSAYFNYQTYMDKTPSTRWSKQETELFYEAVQQFGTDLSLIQQLFPGRTRRQLKLKYKKEERQHPFRLHDALTNRSKDHSHFERVIERLKQIEAEELQKADKDESIDLTGEQEVEEGTQEINEEEANSENVEKKEVEAVEQQDVPEMESPIEDYDSEDDSWRWSQYKSEV
- the LOC107811026 gene encoding uncharacterized protein LOC107811026 isoform X4 produces the protein MDLLDDILADGASKTVKAGGKFQPKAKPRPVKKGPAVASSTVSLTSKPTGDTVATDSFEALKKDGKNSQNYYEQSSVLAEPSLEHPLAAETLGPSVGSYLDTSTVVPDNSEDSKTCLEKSEGEYADIYIGLDSFDDLLPTSSAIENSSPATDPSAVHVDGAEKGQDQLSIPVSSVDDSAPSTSNLQPDEVAGCQDPLTCQGSVVPVSGSCQMEMDSYPSLEADILGVTTTSGQSTRRFQPKSKLQVYRERYDTSIPDSDAVESVSCQPNSHSVHSEMDFVDRGKEHGFPADDVLDFSARGFDNNIITESTHEFPVHEEYVIEASHSDVRIPAELHESTSQMPEEPVHQRPKTKKQKLPASDLSAITEENGAGRSLRSRRKSVNANRLVDESEVVADDGEYVPEQPNDSVTNGNNEDLLVENESQGKKVQKKSKRTVAEDGKQVRKSKKTTEASDQAANKKPKKFSHSTRQKRRQVNKALLEAPEYEIDYQKVPIKDLIILGEHRERLAKKDAAASQIPTTDQSTGASVSNYNEDETYPSDDGAEDNDHQIGSRAQDSSAYFNYQTYMDKTPSTRWSKQETELFYEAVQQFGTDLSLIQQLFPGRTRRQLKLKYKKEERQHPFRLHDALTNRSKDHSHFERVIERLKQIEAEELQKADKDESIDLTGEQEVEEGTQEINEEEANSENVEKKEVEAVEQQDVPEMESPIEDYDSEDDSWRWSQYKSEV
- the LOC107811026 gene encoding uncharacterized protein LOC107811026 isoform X2, with amino-acid sequence MFNQKEFEWFILELLSVSVLINLSMDLLDDILADGASKTVKAGGKFQPKAKPRPVKKGPAVASSTVSLTSKPTGDTVATDSFEALKKDGKNSQNYYEQSSVLAEPSLEHPLAAETLGPSVGSYLDTSTVVPDNSEDSKTCLEKSEGEYADIYIGLDSFDDLLPTSSAIENSSPATDPSAVHVDGAEKGQDQLSIPVSSVDDSAPSTSNLQPDEVAGCQDPLTCQGSVVPVSGSCQMEMDSYPSLEADILGVTTTSGQSTRRFQPKSKLQVYRERYDTSIPDSDAVESVSCQPNSHSVHSEMDFVDRGKEHGFPADDVLDFSARGFDNNIITESTHEFPVHEEYVIEASHSDVRIPAELHESTSQMPEEPVHQRPKTKKQKLPASDLSAITEENGAGRSLRSRRKSVNANRLVDESEVVADDGEYVPEQPNDSVTNGNNEDLLVENESQGKKVQKKSKRTVAEDGKQVRKSKKTTEASDQAANKKPKKFSHSTRQKRRQVNKALLEAPEYEIDYQKVPIKDLIILGEHRERLAKKDAAASQIPTTDQSTGASVSNYNEDETYPSDDGAEDNDHQIGSRAQDSSAYFNYQTYMDKTPSTRWSKQETELFYEAVQQFGTDLSLIQQLFPGRTRRQLKLKYKKEERQHPFRLHDALTNRSKDHSHFERVIERLKQIEAEELQKADKDESIDLTGEQEVEEGTQEINEEEANSENVEKKEVEAVEQQDVPEMESPIEDYDSEDDSWRWSQYKSEV